Below is a genomic region from Miniphocaeibacter halophilus.
GTACATCTCCCTTATTAAGATAATCTATTATATTATAAAAGTATTTATGCTCAATTTTTCCACTTTCTTTTCCCATGACCAACAATCTCGATTGGTCTCTATTCTCTATGGGAAATTGAGCAATTAATTCTTCATTTAAATCAAAATTAAAATCATCTGTCCTCAAAATTACACCTTTAAATTATTTTTTTACACCAAAATGCTCATATGCTTTTGATGTTACAATTCTTCCTCTTGAAGTTCTATTTATAAAACCTAATTGTAGTAAATAGGGTTCGTAAACATCCTCTATTGTAATTCTTTCTTCTCCTGTTGATGCTGCTATTGTATCAACTCCAACAGGTCCACCATTAAAATTATAAATTAAAGTTTTTATAATCTTCCTGTCTACACTGTCTAAACCCAAAGGATCTATTTCCAATAGATCTAAACCATCTCTGGCAGTATTCTTAATAATTTTCCCATCGGATTTTACTTGAGCAAAATCCCTTACTCTTTTTAGAAGTCTATTGGCAATTCTAGGAGTGCCCCTACTTCTTCTTGCAATTTCTAAAGCTCCTTCATCATCTATTTCCACATTTAAAAAAGAAGCTGATCTTTTTACAATATTAGCTAAATCCTCTACTTTATATAATTCCAAATTCAACATTACACCAAATCTGTCCCTTAATGGTGAAGTTAACTGTCCCGATCTTGTTGTTGCACCAATTAAGGTGAATTTCTCCAAATCAATTCTTAAAGATCTGGCTGATGGTCCTTTTCCTACTATAATATCCAAGGCATAATCCTCCATAGCAGGATAGAGTATTTCCTCAACAGTTCTATTAATTCTGTGTATTTCATCAATAAAAAGAACATCATCTTTTCCTAAATTAGTCAAAATACTGGCTAAATCACTAGGCTTTTCTATTGCAGGACCACTTGTTATCCTTAAATTAACACCCATTTCATTGGCAATTATATTTGCCAATGTGGTTTTCCCAAGTCCTGGAGGTCCATAAAGAAGAACATGATCAAGAGCCTCTTCACGTTCTTTTGCTGCTTTTATAAAAATATCTAATTTGTTTTTGGCTTTGTTTTGACCTATGTATTCTTTCATCCATTTAGGTCTTAAAGAAAATTCAATACCTTCATCTAATTTAGTGTAACTTCCACCAACAATTCTCTCATTAGCATCATTCATTTAATCACCTCTTATTTTCTAAGGTTTTCATAGCTAATTTAATTATTTCTTCCAACTGTAAATTATTATAATCCATTTTATT
It encodes:
- the ruvB gene encoding Holliday junction branch migration DNA helicase RuvB, yielding MNDANERIVGGSYTKLDEGIEFSLRPKWMKEYIGQNKAKNKLDIFIKAAKEREEALDHVLLYGPPGLGKTTLANIIANEMGVNLRITSGPAIEKPSDLASILTNLGKDDVLFIDEIHRINRTVEEILYPAMEDYALDIIVGKGPSARSLRIDLEKFTLIGATTRSGQLTSPLRDRFGVMLNLELYKVEDLANIVKRSASFLNVEIDDEGALEIARRSRGTPRIANRLLKRVRDFAQVKSDGKIIKNTARDGLDLLEIDPLGLDSVDRKIIKTLIYNFNGGPVGVDTIAASTGEERITIEDVYEPYLLQLGFINRTSRGRIVTSKAYEHFGVKK